The stretch of DNA TCCAAAAAATTCGAGAATCATATCGATAAACATCTCGGCCCATTTTAGCTCAAGATAAGCACGATACTCAGGGCCTGTCATTCTCGGTGTTTCTTCGAGATTTTTGATTGCAAATCGACGACTGACAATGAAAACTCCATCTTTTCGATGGGCTCTAAAGTTTCGTTTCTTACGCAGGATTTTGAGAATATGTTTGGAGAAATGAAGTTCGTCCATCTTGACTTGAACATCGTAAACCTTTTTGCCCAACAATCTTATGTCATCAAGCTTCTTGAATGCGATGATGTCCTTTTCTTCATCATCTCTCATCCTGGTTTCACGAGCTGATATTTCTCTAGCAAGGCCCAGTTGTTCATCAGTGACATGAGCGAGTCTTTCCGTGATTTTTTTGAATCCAAACCTTCCTTTATAGCCGATAGAGGAGGCATTAAGGATGTAGTTCTCTTTGCCTTTGTACGGCTTCTGGAGCTTCACTCTATAAGACATGCCGCTCACCTTGCCTGCATTGCTGAACTTGAGCTGAACGCCTACGCCTGCTTCTCTGAGTGCGAGCATCCACTCTGATAAGGTGGGTTTGATTGATGACTCTTTGAAAAAATAACTATGTACAGTTGTCACCCGTCTGGCGATATCCGCCTTGTGCGGAGCCTTGGCATTTAATCCCTGGTCGTTCGGAACCATCTTGATTGAGCCATCTTTTTGCTTCTCTGGTTTCATGATGTCGCCAGGGGAGGCTAGCTGGGTCAATTCAAATTCTTTCTCAAGTTTTCTAACTGATTCGAAGGCTTTATCCCAGTCGC from Vibrio splendidus encodes:
- a CDS encoding relaxase/mobilization nuclease domain-containing protein produces the protein MMIFKECKPKNEVQTDLDILQTLTYAARADDKAPYKATEDEMDDTELDANQLLNYSLRNKTDSESTYVTSNELDSAVKMVFKPDELDQNWGNVIDEFVAISRENKNCKQHMKHFVLSLPPNEDLDHSQWTRAAHQFMKDLGYEDCKWIAFKHDKDSNPHLHIVVSRINVFTKKVKRRWGDWDKAFESVRKLEKEFELTQLASPGDIMKPEKQKDGSIKMVPNDQGLNAKAPHKADIARRVTTVHSYFFKESSIKPTLSEWMLALREAGVGVQLKFSNAGKVSGMSYRVKLQKPYKGKENYILNASSIGYKGRFGFKKITERLAHVTDEQLGLAREISARETRMRDDEEKDIIAFKKLDDIRLLGKKVYDVQVKMDELHFSKHILKILRKKRNFRAHRKDGVFIVSRRFAIKNLEETPRMTGPEYRAYLELKWAEMFIDMILEFFGFDTREVRPPSTDIKFAEVLLDSEYQNLFGFTVNQEYLHDGRKNEVIDTIDLEMQIKGKQGSGDGTKSTARARNYRK